The Caldibacillus debilis DSM 16016 genome includes a window with the following:
- a CDS encoding NifU family protein — protein sequence MADREIKEQVQEVLDKLRPFLLRDGGDCELVDVEDGVVKLRLLGACGTCPSSTITLKAGIERALFEEVPGVVEVEQVF from the coding sequence ATGGCAGATCGGGAGATCAAGGAACAGGTTCAGGAAGTGCTGGATAAACTGCGTCCTTTTCTGCTTCGTGACGGCGGTGACTGCGAACTCGTCGACGTGGAAGATGGTGTGGTCAAACTGCGTCTGCTCGGCGCCTGCGGCACATGCCCCAGCTCGACCATCACCTTAAAAGCCGGAATCGAAAGGGCGCTGTTTGAAGAAGTGCCCGGAGTCGTTGAAGTGGAACAAGTCTTTTAA
- a CDS encoding YuzD family protein, with protein sequence MKKKVEIVVYGAEQICPSCVNLPSSRDTFEWLQAAIARKFPGQPFAIEYVDLFNPPDEGKKRAFARKVIEEDMFYPVVVIEDRVVGEGNPRLKEIFAELEKYGYKPGTESGK encoded by the coding sequence ATGAAAAAGAAAGTGGAGATCGTCGTTTACGGCGCCGAACAAATATGCCCGTCCTGTGTCAATCTGCCGTCGTCCAGGGACACCTTTGAATGGCTGCAGGCGGCCATTGCCCGAAAGTTTCCGGGCCAGCCGTTTGCCATCGAATACGTGGATCTGTTCAATCCCCCGGACGAAGGGAAAAAGCGGGCGTTCGCACGGAAAGTGATCGAAGAGGACATGTTTTATCCGGTCGTCGTCATTGAAGACCGAGTCGTGGGCGAAGGGAATCCCCGCCTGAAGGAGATATTCGCCGAATTGGAAAAATACGGATACAAACCGGGAACGGAAAGCGGCAAATAG
- a CDS encoding ABC transporter ATP-binding protein, whose product MIRVKNLNVYYGQIHVLKDLSLEVNEGEIVTLIGANGAGKTTLLKTISGLIKPKSGSITYKGREIHGKPAPMIVKAGISQVPEGRRVFPNLTVEENLELGAYLRKDKAAVAQDFKKVYDLFPRLAERKKQLAGTLSGGEQQMLAIGRALMSRPSLLLLDEPSMGLAPLLVKTIFQVIREISESGTTILLVEQNANLALGIADRAYVLETGKIVHSGKASDIYNSEQIKAAYLGS is encoded by the coding sequence ATGATCCGGGTAAAAAATTTAAACGTGTATTACGGCCAAATTCACGTGCTGAAGGATCTGTCCCTGGAAGTGAACGAAGGGGAAATCGTCACCTTGATCGGCGCCAACGGCGCGGGAAAAACGACCTTGTTAAAAACCATTTCCGGCTTGATTAAACCGAAATCCGGCTCGATCACCTACAAAGGCCGGGAAATCCACGGTAAACCGGCGCCGATGATCGTAAAGGCGGGAATCTCCCAAGTTCCCGAAGGACGCCGGGTGTTCCCCAACTTGACGGTGGAAGAAAATCTGGAATTGGGGGCATATCTCAGAAAAGATAAGGCGGCGGTGGCCCAGGATTTCAAAAAGGTTTACGACCTTTTTCCCCGGCTGGCCGAACGAAAAAAACAATTGGCCGGGACCCTGTCCGGCGGGGAACAGCAAATGCTGGCCATCGGCAGGGCCCTGATGTCGAGGCCGTCCTTGCTTCTCTTGGACGAACCGTCCATGGGGCTGGCCCCGCTGCTGGTCAAGACCATCTTCCAAGTCATCCGGGAAATCAGCGAAAGCGGCACGACGATCCTGCTGGTGGAACAAAACGCGAATTTGGCATTGGGGATCGCCGACCGGGCGTACGTATTGGAAACGGGAAAAATCGTCCATTCGGGGAAGGCGAGCGACATCTATAACAGCGAACAAATTAAAGCCGCGTATTTGGGGAGTTGA
- a CDS encoding ABC transporter ATP-binding protein, translating into MANKPLLEMKQVGVQFGGLKAVSNINLEIYENELVGLIGPNGAGKTTIFNLLTGVYPPTEGEIRLQGESIVKLPPYKITQKGISRTFQNIRLFKELTVLDNVKAAYHSLAKHSILSSVFRLPSHFSGEKEIEEKAVSFLKIFNLDSKKDELAKNLPYGQQRRLEIARALAANPKLLLLDEPAAGMNPKETQELMELIRFIQREFHLSILLIEHDMPLVMGICQRIIVLDHGQKIAEGSPEEVRNDKRVIEAYLGEEVVS; encoded by the coding sequence ATGGCAAACAAACCGTTGCTTGAAATGAAACAGGTCGGCGTCCAGTTCGGCGGATTGAAGGCCGTCTCGAACATCAATCTTGAAATTTATGAAAACGAACTGGTGGGGCTCATCGGGCCGAACGGGGCGGGAAAAACGACCATCTTCAATCTGCTGACCGGCGTGTATCCCCCGACGGAGGGAGAGATCAGACTGCAGGGGGAATCCATCGTCAAGCTTCCCCCGTATAAAATCACCCAAAAGGGGATCAGCCGCACCTTTCAAAATATCCGCCTGTTTAAAGAATTGACGGTCTTGGACAACGTCAAAGCGGCCTATCATTCCTTGGCCAAACATTCCATCCTGAGCTCCGTCTTCCGGCTGCCTTCCCATTTCTCCGGGGAAAAGGAAATCGAAGAGAAGGCCGTCTCTTTCTTAAAAATTTTTAACCTGGATTCGAAAAAGGACGAATTGGCAAAAAATCTCCCCTACGGCCAGCAGCGGCGGCTGGAGATCGCCAGGGCCCTGGCCGCCAACCCGAAGCTCCTCCTGCTGGACGAACCGGCGGCGGGCATGAACCCGAAGGAAACCCAGGAATTGATGGAGTTGATCCGTTTCATTCAAAGGGAATTTCATCTGTCCATTTTATTAATTGAACATGACATGCCTCTTGTGATGGGCATATGCCAAAGGATCATCGTTTTGGATCACGGACAAAAGATCGCGGAAGGTTCCCCCGAAGAGGTCCGAAACGACAAGAGAGTCATTGAGGCGTATCTCGGAGAGGAGGTCGTGTCATGA
- a CDS encoding branched-chain amino acid ABC transporter permease: MKINKKFWIPFSLAIVFYAVVQFLLSSGTLNPYYENTLFLICINLIFAVSLHLIIGITGQFSIGHAGFIAVGAYVSAVLTMKMHLPFLLAIAAGGIAAAIAGILIGVPSFRLKGDYLAIATLGFGEIIRIILLNIDYVGGAAGMNVSRLTNWTILFFSVLITIIVINNFTKSTHGRACIALREDEIAADAMGINTTYYKVIAFVIGSFFAGVGGALYAHNFYIIQPQVFGFLKSFDILIFVVLGGLGSLSGTVISTVLLTIVSIYLQDYPETRMILYSIVLILTMIFRPQGLMGTKEWTDLFKKYGKMGGNQNGKQTVA, translated from the coding sequence ATGAAAATCAACAAAAAATTTTGGATCCCGTTTTCCTTGGCCATCGTTTTTTACGCGGTGGTGCAATTTCTCCTTTCCTCCGGAACGTTGAATCCGTATTACGAAAACACCTTGTTTCTCATTTGCATCAACCTCATCTTTGCCGTCAGCCTCCATCTGATCATCGGCATCACGGGGCAATTTTCCATCGGCCATGCGGGATTCATCGCCGTCGGCGCCTACGTTTCGGCCGTTTTGACCATGAAAATGCATCTCCCCTTCCTGCTTGCGATCGCTGCCGGCGGGATTGCTGCGGCGATTGCGGGAATATTGATCGGCGTTCCCAGCTTCCGTTTAAAAGGGGATTATTTGGCGATCGCCACGTTGGGATTCGGTGAGATCATCCGCATCATCCTGTTAAACATCGACTATGTCGGCGGCGCCGCCGGAATGAACGTCTCCCGTTTAACCAATTGGACGATCCTGTTTTTTTCCGTCCTCATCACGATCATCGTCATCAACAACTTCACGAAGTCAACCCACGGCCGGGCATGCATCGCCCTGAGGGAAGATGAAATCGCCGCGGATGCGATGGGAATCAACACCACGTATTACAAAGTCATCGCCTTCGTCATCGGTTCCTTTTTCGCCGGCGTGGGCGGCGCCTTGTACGCCCATAATTTCTACATCATCCAGCCGCAGGTTTTCGGCTTTTTAAAATCCTTCGACATCTTGATCTTCGTGGTTTTGGGCGGCCTGGGAAGCCTTTCGGGAACCGTCATCTCCACGGTCCTGCTGACGATCGTCTCCATCTATTTGCAGGACTACCCGGAAACGCGGATGATCCTGTACAGCATCGTCCTCATACTGACGATGATCTTCCGCCCGCAGGGCTTAATGGGGACAAAAGAATGGACGGATCTGTTTAAAAAATACGGAAAAATGGGGGGCAACCAGAATGGCAAACAAACCGTTGCTTGA
- a CDS encoding branched-chain amino acid ABC transporter permease, whose product MELIQQLINGISLGSIYALIALGYTMVYGIIKLINFAHGDVFMVGAFTGFYLITVFHLPFVLALVLTMLITALLGVVIERVAYKPLRNATRIAALITAIGVSLLIEYTTIYLRGAQPAAYPDDIIPNKTIAISGLTISSQSIVILAVSVTLMIILELFIHKTKTGKAMRAVSVDADAARLMGINVDRTISVTFAIGSALAGAAGVAFGIYYIKIEPLMGIIPGLKAFIAAVLGGIGIIPGAMVGGMLLGIVEALVSAAGFSLWRDAAAFLILILILLFKPSGLFGKNIREKV is encoded by the coding sequence ATGGAATTGATTCAGCAATTGATCAACGGCATTTCACTGGGGAGCATATACGCGTTGATCGCATTGGGTTATACGATGGTATACGGCATCATCAAATTGATCAATTTCGCCCACGGCGACGTGTTTATGGTCGGCGCCTTCACCGGGTTTTATCTGATTACGGTCTTCCATCTCCCCTTCGTCCTGGCCCTCGTTCTGACCATGCTCATCACCGCCCTGCTCGGCGTGGTGATCGAACGGGTCGCCTACAAACCGTTGCGGAATGCGACAAGAATTGCGGCTTTGATCACCGCCATCGGCGTATCGCTGCTCATCGAATATACGACCATTTATTTGCGGGGCGCCCAACCGGCGGCCTATCCCGACGATATCATTCCGAACAAAACCATTGCGATTTCCGGGCTGACCATCAGCAGCCAGTCCATCGTCATTCTCGCCGTCTCGGTGACGTTGATGATCATCCTCGAATTATTCATCCATAAAACCAAAACGGGAAAAGCCATGCGTGCCGTTTCCGTCGATGCGGATGCCGCCCGGCTGATGGGAATCAATGTGGACCGGACCATCTCCGTCACCTTCGCCATCGGTTCCGCCCTGGCGGGGGCGGCGGGTGTCGCCTTCGGGATCTACTACATCAAGATCGAACCGTTAATGGGCATCATCCCGGGATTGAAGGCGTTCATCGCGGCGGTTTTGGGCGGAATCGGCATCATCCCCGGCGCCATGGTCGGAGGAATGCTTTTGGGCATCGTCGAAGCCCTCGTCAGCGCGGCGGGTTTTTCCCTCTGGCGCGACGCGGCGGCCTTTCTCATCTTGATTTTGATCCTGCTGTTCAAACCTTCCGGGCTGTTCGGCAAAAACATCAGGGAGAAGGTGTGA
- a CDS encoding ABC transporter substrate-binding protein — MFNFRKFLLIFLASCLVFFTAACGNSEKGSSSGDTIKIGLNLELSGQVASYGSSAKEGAELAVEEINAKGGIDGKKLELVTVDNKSDNSESTSAAIKLTTQEKVVAIIGPATSGAVMAEKDVATENKTPVITPSGTNERITVNEDGSVNEYMFRTCFIDPFQGKIAATFAADELKLKNAAIYTDNSSDYAKGLAAAFKETFLEKGGKIVAEEAYAAKDTDFRSTLTRIKAAKPDVVFIPGYYEEVGLIIKQARELGIDVPLIGGDGWDSPTLVKLAGNEALNNAYMLAHYASDDPDEKIQSFVEAFKKKFNGKSPNGFNALGYDSVYFLADAIKRAGSLDGEKIKDALAETKGLELVSGTLTVDENHNPIKAVTIMKFENGTAKFHSKVNP, encoded by the coding sequence TTGTTTAATTTTAGAAAATTCTTACTAATCTTTTTGGCATCATGTCTTGTTTTTTTTACCGCCGCATGCGGCAATTCAGAGAAAGGTTCATCGTCCGGTGATACGATCAAAATCGGACTGAATCTCGAATTGTCCGGGCAAGTCGCATCCTACGGAAGCTCCGCAAAGGAAGGGGCCGAACTGGCCGTTGAAGAAATCAACGCGAAAGGCGGCATCGACGGGAAAAAACTGGAATTGGTCACCGTCGACAACAAATCCGACAACTCCGAATCGACGAGCGCGGCCATCAAATTGACCACCCAAGAAAAGGTGGTTGCGATCATCGGCCCGGCAACCAGCGGCGCGGTCATGGCGGAAAAAGACGTGGCGACGGAAAATAAGACGCCCGTCATCACCCCTTCCGGGACCAATGAACGGATAACGGTCAACGAAGACGGTTCCGTCAACGAATACATGTTCCGGACGTGCTTTATCGATCCGTTCCAAGGAAAGATCGCCGCGACCTTCGCCGCCGACGAATTGAAACTGAAGAACGCGGCCATCTATACCGACAATTCCAGCGATTATGCGAAAGGCCTGGCGGCCGCCTTTAAAGAAACCTTCCTTGAAAAAGGCGGCAAGATCGTCGCGGAAGAAGCTTACGCCGCCAAGGACACCGACTTCCGTTCCACGCTGACGCGCATCAAGGCCGCCAAGCCGGATGTCGTCTTCATTCCCGGCTACTATGAAGAAGTCGGTTTGATCATCAAGCAGGCCCGGGAGCTGGGAATCGACGTGCCCCTGATCGGAGGGGACGGCTGGGATTCCCCGACATTGGTTAAACTCGCCGGGAACGAGGCTTTGAACAACGCTTACATGCTCGCCCACTACGCTTCCGACGATCCGGATGAAAAGATCCAATCCTTCGTCGAAGCTTTCAAAAAGAAATTCAACGGGAAATCGCCCAACGGCTTCAACGCTTTAGGGTATGACTCGGTCTACTTCCTGGCCGACGCCATCAAACGGGCCGGCAGCCTAGACGGCGAAAAAATCAAGGACGCCCTCGCGGAAACCAAAGGATTGGAATTGGTTTCCGGGACGCTGACGGTCGATGAAAACCACAACCCGATCAAAGCCGTAACGATCATGAAATTCGAAAACGGCACGGCGAAATTCCATTCGAAAGTCAATCCGTAA
- a CDS encoding NAD(P)/FAD-dependent oxidoreductase — protein MKKLVVLGGGYGGMTLLQRLLAKGLPEGHSLLLIDRTPYHWLKTEFYALAAGTISDHHIRVPFPESPQLEYLCGHVVKIDLDNRLVHLKNQEPVKYDELVIALGCEDRYHQVPGAKEHTHSIQTIEAARAAYQAIHNLPPKGKVAIVGAGLSGVELASELCESRPDLEVFLFDRSKRILSAFPERLSNYVESWFREHRIHLVREANITKVEEGVLYNRGEPEDFDVIVWTAGIQANKIVRDLDVEKDGGGRVLLTTHHTIPNYDNVFVCGDCASLPFAPSAQLAERQAEQIADVLLKRWAGEPLPPELPRIKLKGILGSLGKKHGFGLVADRPITGRVPRLLKSGVLWLYKFHNG, from the coding sequence ATGAAAAAGCTAGTCGTGTTGGGCGGCGGTTACGGGGGCATGACTTTGCTGCAGCGCCTTCTTGCCAAAGGGCTGCCGGAAGGCCATTCCCTCCTGCTCATCGACCGGACGCCGTACCACTGGTTAAAAACGGAATTTTATGCGCTGGCTGCCGGCACGATTTCCGATCACCACATTCGGGTTCCTTTCCCCGAAAGCCCGCAATTGGAATATTTATGCGGCCACGTGGTAAAAATTGACCTGGACAACCGACTTGTCCATTTAAAAAATCAGGAACCGGTCAAATACGACGAGCTCGTGATCGCCTTGGGATGCGAGGACAGGTACCATCAGGTGCCGGGCGCGAAAGAACACACCCACAGCATCCAGACGATCGAAGCCGCAAGGGCCGCCTACCAGGCCATCCATAATCTCCCGCCGAAAGGGAAAGTGGCGATCGTCGGGGCGGGCCTGAGCGGCGTCGAACTGGCAAGCGAACTGTGCGAAAGCCGGCCGGACCTGGAGGTTTTTTTATTCGACCGGAGCAAAAGGATCCTTTCCGCTTTCCCGGAACGGCTGAGCAATTACGTGGAGTCCTGGTTTCGGGAACACCGCATCCATTTGGTCCGGGAAGCGAATATCACCAAAGTGGAAGAAGGGGTGCTGTACAACCGCGGGGAGCCGGAGGATTTTGACGTTATCGTCTGGACGGCCGGCATCCAGGCCAATAAGATCGTCCGCGACTTGGACGTGGAAAAAGACGGCGGCGGCCGCGTCCTTTTAACCACCCACCATACCATCCCAAATTACGACAACGTGTTCGTTTGCGGCGATTGCGCGAGCCTCCCCTTCGCCCCGAGCGCCCAATTGGCGGAACGGCAGGCGGAACAAATTGCCGATGTTTTGCTCAAACGCTGGGCGGGGGAACCGCTGCCGCCCGAACTGCCCCGCATCAAGCTGAAGGGAATTTTAGGATCCCTCGGAAAAAAGCACGGCTTTGGACTGGTTGCCGACCGCCCGATCACCGGCAGGGTGCCCCGGCTGTTAAAATCCGGCGTGCTGTGGCTTTATAAATTCCATAACGGGTAA
- a CDS encoding YuzB family protein, whose amino-acid sequence MVLRKDFEVRTVNPIIEFCMSNLANGSWRALEILENDPNLDVIEYSCLNHCEFCAGHLFALVNGEIVTGEDPEKLVENIYHRLEEEPLF is encoded by the coding sequence ATGGTTTTGCGGAAAGATTTTGAGGTGAGAACGGTGAATCCGATCATTGAATTTTGCATGAGCAATTTGGCGAACGGGTCCTGGCGGGCCTTGGAGATATTGGAAAACGATCCGAATTTGGATGTGATCGAATACAGCTGTTTAAACCATTGCGAATTCTGCGCCGGGCATTTATTCGCCCTCGTGAACGGGGAGATCGTCACGGGGGAAGATCCGGAAAAGCTGGTGGAAAACATTTATCACCGCCTCGAGGAAGAACCGTTGTTTTAA
- the erpA gene encoding iron-sulfur cluster insertion protein ErpA, whose translation MADVIRLTEAAAYQIKDMLKENGMEDAYLRISVKGGGCSGLSYGMGVDDHVNEDDIIIEQHGVKVLVDQTSAPILQGTKIDYKQTLMGGGFTIDNPNAIASCGCGASFRTAKVAGTPEKC comes from the coding sequence ATGGCTGACGTCATCCGGTTAACGGAGGCCGCCGCCTACCAAATCAAGGATATGTTGAAGGAAAACGGCATGGAGGACGCGTACTTGCGTATTTCCGTCAAAGGCGGCGGATGCAGCGGGCTCTCCTACGGAATGGGAGTGGACGATCATGTCAATGAGGATGACATAATCATCGAACAACATGGGGTCAAGGTGCTCGTCGATCAAACGAGCGCACCGATCTTGCAAGGGACGAAAATCGATTATAAGCAAACGCTCATGGGCGGCGGTTTTACGATCGACAACCCGAACGCCATAGCGTCCTGCGGCTGCGGGGCTTCCTTCCGTACGGCGAAAGTGGCGGGTACGCCGGAAAAATGCTGA